The following proteins are encoded in a genomic region of Agelaius phoeniceus isolate bAgePho1 chromosome 17, bAgePho1.hap1, whole genome shotgun sequence:
- the LOC129127696 gene encoding bactericidal permeability-increasing protein-like isoform X2: MGMQSVAVACGALALCLALSTATNPGFVVRITQAGLDYAQEQGIAILEKELAQLKLPDISGDSRVLRVGKVHYELSRLRLRDFQLPYSRITPISNVGLQVSISNAFAELDGDWRVKFLFIRDHGSFDLKVENIYIKILLRLGSDTTGRPTISTSDCSAHISKVRVLFSGKLAWLYNLFHRVIESRLRKNLESKVCDNVAKSVHNDLQMYIRTLPVTAKIDNKFGIAYSLVAPPRATAQSLDADLKGEFYSLAHRSPIPFSPLPLAFPSDHERMVYFGASSYFFNTAGIAYHKAGALVFEITEAMIPKDVEFKLETSVFSAFIPQLEEMYPNMPMKFRLSAPTAPFLTIGPGGISFQPIVDAQAYAILPNSSLAPLFLLSLTGNVSAVINVRSGRIVGSLDVGRIRLSLKDSAVGTFQVRMMQSLMNILTSSTLLPRLNARLDEGFPLPLLDRIQLSNILVRFHQNFLLLGADVRFQPRG; the protein is encoded by the exons ATGGGAATGCAGAGCGTGGCTGTGGCTTGTGGGGCACTGGCCTTGTGCCTGGCACTCAGCACAGCCACCAACCCCGGCTTTGTGGTGAGGATCACCCAGGCAGGCTTGGACTACG cccaagAGCAGGGGATTGCGAtcctggagaaggagctggcCCAGCTGAAGCTGCCAGATATCTCAGGGGACTCTCGTGTCTTGCGTGTGGGGAAGGTACACTATGAGCTCTCCAG GCTGCGCCTTCGTGATTTCCAGTTGCCGTACTCACGGATTACCCCGATCTCCAACGTGGGCCTGCAGGTCTCCATCTCCAACGCCTTTGCTGAGCTGGACGGGGACTGGCGGGTGAAGTTTCTCTTTAT CCGGGACCATGGATCTTTTGACCTGAAGGTGGAAAATATCTACATCAAAATTCTCCTGAGGCTGGGCAGTGACACCACTGGGAGGCCCACCATCAGCACCTCAGACTGCAGTGCCCACATCTCCAAAGTCCGGGTGCTCTTTTCTGGCAAGCTTGC GTGGCTTTACAACCTGTTCCACCGCGTTATTGAGTCCAGGTTGCGAAAGAATTTAGAGAGCAAG GTGTGTGACAATGTGGCCAAGTCTGTGCACAATGACCTACAGATGTACATCCGGACGCTGCCAG TCACAGCCAAGATAGATAACAAGTTTGGGATAGCTTATTCCTTGGTGGCACCCCCAAGAGCAACTGCCCAGTCTCTGGATGCAGACCTGAAG gGTGAATTCTACTCCCTGGCCCACCGCTCCCCCATCCCCTTCTCACCGCTGCCGCTGGCCTTCCCCTCGGATCACGAGCGCATGGTTTACTTTGGAGCCTCCAGCTACTTCTTCAACACAGCCGGCATTGCCTACCACAAGGCTGGGGCACTGGTCTTTGAAATCACAGAGGCCATG ATCCCAAAGGATGTAGAATTCAAGTTGGAGACCTCTGTCTTCTCAGCCTTCATTCCCCAG CTGGAGGAGATGTACCCCAATATGCCAATGAAGTTCAGGCTGTCCGCTCCCACTGCTCCATTCCTGACTATTGGACCAGGAGGAATCTCATTCCAGCCCATTGTGGATGCCCAGGCTTATGCCATCCTTCCCaactccagcctggctcctctcttcctcctcagcCTG ACAGGGAACGTGTCCGCTGTCATCAACGTGAGATCCGGCCGCATAGTTGGGAGCCTGGATGTGGGCAG gatcAGGCTCTCTCTGAAGGATTCAGCTGTTGGCACTTTCCAG GTACGAATGATGCAGTCCTTAATGAACATCCTGACTTCCAGTACCCTGCTCCCACGTCTCAATG CCCGCTTAGATGAGGGCTTCCCTCTGCCACTTCTGGACAGGATTCAGCTCTCCAATATCCTTGTGAGGTTCCACCAG AATTTCCTGCTGCTTGGAGCAGACGTTCGCTTCCAGCCCCGGGGATGA
- the LOC129127696 gene encoding bactericidal permeability-increasing protein-like isoform X1: MGMQSVAVACGALALCLALSTATNPGFVVRITQAGLDYAQEQGIAILEKELAQLKLPDISGDSRVLRVGKVHYELSRLRLRDFQLPYSRITPISNVGLQVSISNAFAELDGDWRVKFLFISRDHGSFDLKVENIYIKILLRLGSDTTGRPTISTSDCSAHISKVRVLFSGKLAWLYNLFHRVIESRLRKNLESKVCDNVAKSVHNDLQMYIRTLPVTAKIDNKFGIAYSLVAPPRATAQSLDADLKGEFYSLAHRSPIPFSPLPLAFPSDHERMVYFGASSYFFNTAGIAYHKAGALVFEITEAMIPKDVEFKLETSVFSAFIPQLEEMYPNMPMKFRLSAPTAPFLTIGPGGISFQPIVDAQAYAILPNSSLAPLFLLSLTGNVSAVINVRSGRIVGSLDVGRIRLSLKDSAVGTFQVRMMQSLMNILTSSTLLPRLNARLDEGFPLPLLDRIQLSNILVRFHQNFLLLGADVRFQPRG; the protein is encoded by the exons ATGGGAATGCAGAGCGTGGCTGTGGCTTGTGGGGCACTGGCCTTGTGCCTGGCACTCAGCACAGCCACCAACCCCGGCTTTGTGGTGAGGATCACCCAGGCAGGCTTGGACTACG cccaagAGCAGGGGATTGCGAtcctggagaaggagctggcCCAGCTGAAGCTGCCAGATATCTCAGGGGACTCTCGTGTCTTGCGTGTGGGGAAGGTACACTATGAGCTCTCCAG GCTGCGCCTTCGTGATTTCCAGTTGCCGTACTCACGGATTACCCCGATCTCCAACGTGGGCCTGCAGGTCTCCATCTCCAACGCCTTTGCTGAGCTGGACGGGGACTGGCGGGTGAAGTTTCTCTTTAT CAGCCGGGACCATGGATCTTTTGACCTGAAGGTGGAAAATATCTACATCAAAATTCTCCTGAGGCTGGGCAGTGACACCACTGGGAGGCCCACCATCAGCACCTCAGACTGCAGTGCCCACATCTCCAAAGTCCGGGTGCTCTTTTCTGGCAAGCTTGC GTGGCTTTACAACCTGTTCCACCGCGTTATTGAGTCCAGGTTGCGAAAGAATTTAGAGAGCAAG GTGTGTGACAATGTGGCCAAGTCTGTGCACAATGACCTACAGATGTACATCCGGACGCTGCCAG TCACAGCCAAGATAGATAACAAGTTTGGGATAGCTTATTCCTTGGTGGCACCCCCAAGAGCAACTGCCCAGTCTCTGGATGCAGACCTGAAG gGTGAATTCTACTCCCTGGCCCACCGCTCCCCCATCCCCTTCTCACCGCTGCCGCTGGCCTTCCCCTCGGATCACGAGCGCATGGTTTACTTTGGAGCCTCCAGCTACTTCTTCAACACAGCCGGCATTGCCTACCACAAGGCTGGGGCACTGGTCTTTGAAATCACAGAGGCCATG ATCCCAAAGGATGTAGAATTCAAGTTGGAGACCTCTGTCTTCTCAGCCTTCATTCCCCAG CTGGAGGAGATGTACCCCAATATGCCAATGAAGTTCAGGCTGTCCGCTCCCACTGCTCCATTCCTGACTATTGGACCAGGAGGAATCTCATTCCAGCCCATTGTGGATGCCCAGGCTTATGCCATCCTTCCCaactccagcctggctcctctcttcctcctcagcCTG ACAGGGAACGTGTCCGCTGTCATCAACGTGAGATCCGGCCGCATAGTTGGGAGCCTGGATGTGGGCAG gatcAGGCTCTCTCTGAAGGATTCAGCTGTTGGCACTTTCCAG GTACGAATGATGCAGTCCTTAATGAACATCCTGACTTCCAGTACCCTGCTCCCACGTCTCAATG CCCGCTTAGATGAGGGCTTCCCTCTGCCACTTCTGGACAGGATTCAGCTCTCCAATATCCTTGTGAGGTTCCACCAG AATTTCCTGCTGCTTGGAGCAGACGTTCGCTTCCAGCCCCGGGGATGA
- the LOC143695407 gene encoding bactericidal permeability-increasing protein-like, which produces MGMQSVAVACGALALCLALSTATNPGFVVRITQAGLDYAQEQGIAILQKELAQLKLQDFSGKSGKVHYSFSRLHIPTFRLPHSRITPVPNVGLQVSISNAFAELNGDWRVKFLFIKGHGSFNLKVENVNLKIILRLGSDTTGRPTISTSDCSARISNVRVRFSGKLGWLYNLFHRVIERKLRKNLESKVCDNVAKSVHNELQKYIQTLPVTAKIDNNFGIDYSLVAPPRATPKSLDLDLKGEFYSLAHRSPIPFSPLPLAFPSDHERMVYFGASSYFFNTAGIAYHEAGALVFEITEAMIPKEARFSLDTSIFSAFIPQLEEKYPNMPMKFRLSTPTAPFLTIGPGGISFQPIVDIQAYAILPNSKLAPLFLLSLTGNVSAVINVRSGRIVGSLDVGRIRLSLKDSAVGTFQVQFLQSIMNILTSNVLLPHLNARLDEGFRLPLPDRIQLSNILVRFHQNFLLLGADVRFQPRG; this is translated from the exons ATGGGAATGCAGAGCGTGGCTGTGGCTTGTGGGGCACTGGCCTTGTGCCTGGCACTCAGCACAGCCACCAACCCCGGCTTCGTGGTGAGGATCACCCAGGCAGGCTTGGACTACG CCCAAGAGCAGGGGATTGCGAtcctgcagaaggagctggcCCAGCTGAAGCTGCAAGACTTCTCGGGTAAATCGGGGAAGGTGCATTATTCATTCTCCAG GCTGCACATTCCCACTTTCCGCTTGCCACACTCACGGATTACCCCGGTCCCCAATGTGGGCCTGCAGGTCTCCATCTCCAACGCCTTTGCTGAGCTGAATGGGGACTGGCGGGTGAAGTTTCTCTTTAT CAAGGGACATGGATCTTTCAACCTGAAGGTAGAAAATGTCAACTTGAAAATCATCCTGAGGCTGGGCAGTGACACCACTGGGAGGCCCACCATCAGCACCTCAGACTGCAGTGCCCGCATTTCCAATGTCCGGGTGCGCTTTTCTGGCAAGCTTGG GTGGCTTTACAACCTCTTCCACCGCGTTATTGAAAGGAAGTTGCGAAAGAATTTAGAGAGCAAG GTGTGTGACAATGTGGCCAAGTCTGTGCACAATGAGCTACAGAAGTACATCCAGACGCTGCCAG TCACAGCCAAGATAGATAACAACTTTGGTATTGATTATTCCTTGGTGGCACCCCCAAGAGCTACACCCAAGTCCTTGGACCTGGACCTGAAG gGTGAATTCTACTCCCTGGCCCACCGCTCCCCCATCCCCTTCTCACCGCTGCCGCTGGCCTTCCCCTCGGATCACGAGCGCATGGTTTACTTTGGAGCCTCCAGCTACTTCTTCAACACAGCCGGCATTGCCTACCACGAGGCTGGGGCACTGGTCTTTGAAATCACAGAGGCCATG ATCCCAAAGGAAGCGAGATTCAGTTTGGACACCTCTATCTTCTCAGCCTTCATTCCCCAG CTGGAGGAGAAGTATCCAAACATGCCAATGAAGTTCAGGCTGTCCACTCCCACTGCTCCATTCCTGACTATTGGACCAGGAGGAATCTCATTCCAGCCCATTGTGGATATCCAGGCTTATGCCATCCTTCCCAACTCCAAACTGgctcctctcttcctcctcagcCTG ACAGGGAACGTGTCCGCTGTCATCAACGTGAGATCCGGCCGCATAGTTGGGAGCCTGGATGTGGGCAG gatcAGGCTCTCTCTGAAGGATTCAGCTGTTGGCACTTTCCAG GTGCAATTTCTGCAGTCCATAATGAACATCCTGACTTCCAATGTTCTCCTGCCACATCTTAATG CCCGCTTAGATGAGGGTTTCCGTCTGCCACTGCCGGACAGGATTCAGCTCTCCAATATCCTTGTGAGGTTCCACCAG AATTTCCTGCTGCTTGGAGCAGACGTTCGCTTCCAGCCCCGGGGATGA
- the LOC129127842 gene encoding bactericidal permeability-increasing protein-like: MGMQSVAVACGALALCLALSTATNPGFVVRITQAGLDYAQEQGIAILEKELAQLKLPNISGKSGELHYSLSRLHIPTFRLPHSRITPVPNVGLQVSISNASVELNGDCWVKFLFIRGPGSFDLKVENISIKFILRLGSDTTGRPTISTSDCSARASKVGLRFSGKLGWLYNTFKKTATSLLQKHLGTTVCDNVAKSVKNKLQKQVQTMPVTVRIDDKIGINYSLVAPPRATAQSLDADLKGEFYSLAHRSPIPFSPLPLAFPSDHERMVYFGASSYFFNTAGIAYHEAGALVFEITKAKIPKEARFSLDTSVFSAFIPQLEEKYPNMPMKFRLSTPTAPFLTIGPGGISFQPIVDAQAYAILPNSSLAPLFLLSLTGNVSAVINVRSGRIVGSLDVGRIRLSLKDSAVGTFQVQFLQSIMNILTSNVLLPHLNARLDEGFPLPLLDRIQLSKILVRFHQNFLLLGADVRFQPRG, encoded by the exons ATGGGAATGCAGAGCGTGGCTGTGGCTTGTGGGGCACTGGCCTTGTGCCTGGCACTCAGCACAGCCACCAACCCCGGCTTTGTGGTGAGGATCACCCAGGCAGGCTTGGACTACG CCCAAGAGCAGGGGATTGCGAtcctggagaaggagctggcCCAGCTGAAGCTGCCAAACATCTCGGGTAAATCGGGGGAGTTGCACTATTCACTCTCCAG GCTGCACATTCCCACTTTCCGCTTGCCTCACTCACGGATTACCCCGGTCCCCAATGTGGGCCTGCAGGTCTCCATCTCCAACGCCTCTGTTGAGCTGAATGGGGACTGCTGGGTGAAGTTTCTCTTTAT CCGTGGGCCCGGATCTTTTGACCTGAAGGTGGAAAATATCTCAATCAAATTCATCCTGAGGCTGGGCAGTGACACCACTGGGAGGCCCACCATCAGCACCTCAGACTGCAGTGCCCGCGCCTCCAAAGTCGGGTTGCGCTTTTCTGGCAAGCTTGG GTGGCTTTACAACACATTCAAGAAGACTGCTACATCCCTGTTGCAGAAGCATTTAGGGACCACG GTGTGTGACAATGTGGCCAAGTCTGTAAAAAACAAGCTCCAGAAGCAGGTCCAGACGATGCCAG TCACAGTCAGGATAGATGACAAGATTGGGATCAATTACTCCTTGGTGGCACCCCCAAGAGCAACTGCCCAGTCTCTGGATGCAGACCTGAAG GGTGAATTCTACTCCCTGGCCCACCGCTCCCCCATCCCCTTCTCACCGCTGCCGCTGGCCTTCCCCTCGGATCACGAGCGCATGGTTTACTTTGGAGCCTCCAGCTACTTCTTCAACACAGCCGGCATTGCCTACCACGAGGCTGGGGCACTGGTCTTTGAAATCACAAAGGCCAAG ATCCCAAAGGAAGCGAGATTCAGTTTGGACACCTCTGTCTTCTCAGCCTTCATTCCCCAG CTGGAGGAGAAGTATCCAAACATGCCAATGAAGTTCAGGCTGTCCACTCCCACTGCTCCATTCCTGACTATTGGACCAGGAGGAATCTCATTCCAGCCCATTGTGGATGCCCAGGCTTATGCCATCCTTCCCaactccagcctggctcctctcttcctcctcagcCTG ACAGGGAACGTGTCCGCTGTCATCAACGTGAGATCCGGCCGCATAGTTGGGAGCCTGGATGTGGGCAG gatcAGGCTCTCTCTGAAGGATTCAGCTGTTGGCACTTTCCAG GTGCAATTTCTGCAGTCCATAATGAACATCCTGACTTCCAATGTTCTCCTGCCACATCTTAATG CCCGCTTAGATGAGGGCTTCCCTCTGCCACTTCTGGACAGGATTCAGCTCTCCAAGATCCTTGTGAGGTTCCACCAG AATTTCCTGCTGCTTGGAGCAGACGTTCGCTTCCAGCCCCGGGGATGA